Proteins from one Leptonema illini DSM 21528 genomic window:
- a CDS encoding transglutaminase family protein, translating to MGIRYAFTHRVFFRFDRIHDVPGATFRLLPLATSRNILSQAIDIKPAPSRLHRHTDAEGNPILRVDFAQEMPELQLTVDLLLDVAGVEDVDPFKDFDASRRAFRTIKKTDPLLGSAVIGEALPDLIAEWMDDISLPCVDPEFPRECAQLLRERMRLFLPLRPGIRNLAEIAADGKASASEIAQLVLAMLRKCGLPCRFVSGYCFDTDNSKAELRAWIDIFHPEAGWLGLDPALNRWTGDSYVALSSCLHPEEALPFEKELLDSADFSEYYELKRLQGSAAEGGREIDRTLDQVTEDLERRLRRSGFRIQTASTFSFAAGDVNRIATMIRDFFLPEGEVRQEERRMFVHSSGSTSDSIEEKGFGIIESEGRLEIATPFFLGLSDAAKKTAALFSLLEREGLAPMPGPHRLRIGSATREESPFLQKRDLLALWIGFWQSRPALSYLLRADRPGPTSASFLPGELHPLWIQELVILTARAKRAEAASLEALYGEFLPALNAGWVRLDRLFGAGDAGYIEQDLCAALTPVEAQLQRLLMLAVLILLLNEESDGFQSSDDLYDRSLLPFFASQDLKDILETLSRLGISLNAGMFSSLIDRRYPMLGEMVFEEMTLSFREALEPCLHSANSGRLEVRVQALRENRYVLLCNSLRVPLISVEERGHAVAGVRYDRASALHFDIYDLWNRRVVSGCRLDSGRFSAGVHSVQLHGYSERIDLRYPTTLDLRRDV from the coding sequence ATGGGAATTCGCTACGCCTTCACGCACCGTGTCTTTTTTCGTTTCGATCGGATTCACGATGTTCCGGGAGCCACATTCAGGCTCCTGCCGCTTGCTACAAGTCGTAACATCCTTTCGCAGGCCATCGATATAAAGCCGGCCCCGTCCAGACTGCACAGACATACGGATGCCGAGGGGAATCCGATTCTTCGTGTCGATTTTGCACAGGAGATGCCCGAACTTCAGTTAACCGTAGACCTGCTTCTTGATGTGGCAGGGGTGGAGGACGTCGATCCATTTAAGGACTTTGATGCGAGCAGGCGGGCGTTCCGGACGATAAAAAAGACCGATCCATTACTCGGATCTGCCGTCATAGGAGAGGCGTTACCCGATCTGATCGCCGAATGGATGGACGATATCTCGCTTCCGTGCGTTGACCCTGAATTCCCGCGTGAATGTGCGCAACTTTTGCGCGAGCGCATGCGGTTATTTTTGCCGTTGCGGCCCGGCATACGAAATCTTGCAGAGATCGCCGCTGATGGAAAGGCATCGGCTTCAGAGATTGCTCAGCTTGTACTGGCCATGCTGCGTAAGTGCGGTCTTCCGTGTCGCTTCGTTTCCGGTTATTGTTTCGATACCGATAATTCGAAGGCTGAGCTTCGGGCCTGGATTGATATCTTTCATCCCGAGGCGGGTTGGTTAGGCCTTGATCCTGCCCTCAATCGCTGGACGGGCGATTCTTACGTTGCTCTGTCCAGCTGCCTGCATCCAGAAGAGGCGTTGCCGTTTGAGAAGGAACTTCTGGATAGCGCAGACTTCAGCGAATATTATGAGCTGAAACGTTTGCAAGGAAGCGCCGCAGAAGGCGGGCGTGAGATCGATCGAACTCTTGACCAGGTGACCGAGGACCTTGAACGCCGCCTTCGTCGATCCGGCTTTCGTATCCAGACGGCATCGACTTTTTCTTTTGCTGCTGGAGACGTGAATCGAATAGCGACGATGATCCGGGATTTCTTCTTGCCTGAAGGAGAAGTCCGACAGGAGGAGCGGCGTATGTTTGTGCACTCTTCCGGTTCCACTTCCGATTCAATTGAAGAGAAAGGGTTCGGCATTATCGAGAGCGAGGGTCGGCTTGAAATAGCTACGCCATTTTTCCTCGGGCTTTCCGATGCGGCGAAAAAAACCGCCGCTCTCTTTTCGCTCTTAGAGCGGGAAGGACTGGCTCCGATGCCCGGGCCGCATCGTCTGCGTATCGGTTCTGCGACTCGCGAAGAAAGTCCGTTTCTACAGAAGAGGGATCTGCTCGCCTTATGGATCGGGTTCTGGCAGAGTCGTCCTGCGCTGTCTTATCTTTTGAGAGCGGATCGTCCAGGCCCGACATCGGCCTCGTTTCTTCCTGGAGAGCTGCATCCTCTGTGGATTCAGGAGTTAGTCATTCTGACGGCGAGGGCGAAGAGAGCGGAGGCCGCCTCGCTTGAAGCTCTTTACGGTGAATTTTTACCGGCTTTGAACGCCGGCTGGGTCCGTCTTGATCGGCTTTTCGGGGCAGGCGATGCGGGGTATATCGAGCAGGATCTCTGTGCGGCCCTTACGCCTGTTGAGGCACAACTACAGCGATTGTTGATGCTCGCCGTATTGATTCTTCTTCTGAATGAAGAATCGGATGGGTTTCAATCCTCTGATGATCTCTATGATCGATCGCTTTTACCTTTTTTTGCATCTCAGGACCTGAAAGATATTCTGGAAACGCTAAGTCGACTCGGAATCAGCCTGAATGCCGGAATGTTCTCGTCACTTATTGATCGAAGGTATCCGATGTTAGGCGAGATGGTGTTCGAAGAAATGACTCTATCTTTTCGCGAAGCGTTGGAGCCGTGCCTGCATTCGGCGAATTCGGGACGCCTTGAGGTCAGAGTGCAGGCCTTAAGGGAGAATCGGTACGTTCTTCTCTGTAACTCCCTTCGCGTTCCGTTGATTTCGGTAGAGGAGCGCGGTCATGCCGTTGCGGGCGTTCGCTACGACCGTGCCTCTGCGCTGCACTTCGATATCTACGACCTGTGGAACCGCAGAGTCGTTTCGGGTTGTCGTCTGGATTCCGGCCGCTTCAGCGCCGGCGTGCATTCCGTCCAGCTGCACGGATATAGCGAGCGTATCGACTTGCGTTATCCGACGACGCTTGATCTGCGGCGGGATGTATGA
- a CDS encoding alpha-E domain-containing protein: MLSRVAENVYWMSRYIERAENYARFIDVNFQEGLDVEDPLLRQWFPLVETTGDAAAFASRYPSKERADVLRFLVFDRENPNSVVSCVARARENARTIREDISTDMWEVLNEFYLSLREIELPSEHAMDAFVEILREVRKSCLLFYGTADATLSHDEVWHFTMLGRYIERADKTTRILDMKYFILLPGPADVGSSLDLVQWMWVLRSASAHEMFNRSFSKVSPGFVVQFLLFDRNFPRSVRHCVQEIRDTLPWVGEDASTPTAMVRQFLSDLDHARMEEILQTGMHEYLDEIQIRLNRLGLSIEERFFRNQ, translated from the coding sequence ATGCTGAGTCGCGTAGCCGAGAACGTTTACTGGATGAGTCGCTATATAGAGCGGGCTGAGAACTATGCCCGCTTTATCGACGTGAATTTTCAGGAAGGGTTAGATGTCGAAGATCCGCTTCTGCGGCAGTGGTTTCCGCTCGTCGAGACGACGGGTGACGCCGCCGCCTTCGCCTCTCGTTATCCGTCTAAAGAGCGTGCGGACGTTCTTCGCTTTCTCGTCTTCGATCGTGAGAACCCGAATTCCGTCGTGTCTTGCGTCGCCCGGGCACGCGAGAACGCCCGCACGATTCGCGAAGATATTTCCACCGATATGTGGGAGGTGTTGAACGAATTCTATCTTTCTCTGCGAGAAATTGAGTTGCCTTCGGAGCATGCGATGGATGCCTTCGTCGAAATTCTTCGAGAGGTGCGGAAATCCTGCCTGCTTTTTTACGGAACGGCCGATGCGACGCTTTCTCACGACGAGGTATGGCATTTTACCATGCTCGGTCGCTATATTGAGCGAGCCGACAAGACGACGCGTATCCTTGATATGAAATACTTCATTCTTTTGCCGGGCCCGGCCGATGTGGGGAGCTCGCTCGATCTTGTGCAATGGATGTGGGTGCTCCGATCTGCCAGCGCGCATGAGATGTTTAACCGTTCTTTCTCTAAAGTATCTCCCGGCTTCGTCGTACAATTCTTGCTCTTCGACCGCAACTTTCCGCGTTCCGTGCGACATTGCGTTCAGGAGATACGCGACACTCTGCCGTGGGTTGGTGAAGATGCATCGACGCCGACGGCGATGGTCAGGCAGTTTCTTTCTGATCTCGATCATGCTCGAATGGAGGAGATACTGCAGACGGGAATGCATGAGTACCTTGATGAAATCCAGATTCGCCTGAATCGACTGGGTCTGTCGATCGAAGAGCGTTTTTTTCGGAATCAGTGA
- a CDS encoding circularly permuted type 2 ATP-grasp protein produces the protein MLTEYKTESFYDEMFLESGQIRPSYRLFKEKMDFLSTEELRRRKSTAERSYFNRGITFQVYGDPADQERIIPFDIIPRIIRSDEWSSIERGLKQRIMALNLFITDIYNEKKILKDGVVPEEAVYSSSGYLPQCEGVVPPRGVWVHITGVDLVRDGEGVFRVLEDNLRCPSGVSYVLENREILQRTLPELSDRLSIRPILDYPQRLRNMLASFSTMSDAGMAVMTPGPFNSAYYEHSFLARKMGISLVEGPDLVVRDDRLFMKTTKGLKPIDVIYRRIDDRFLDPEAFRPDSILGVKGIFELWKKGRITLANAPGAGVADDKAIYAFVPDIIRYYLNEEPILANVPTYLCYRNKDLAYVLDHISELVVKTTDGAGGYGMLIGPQAGADEIADFKEKVKNDPKHYIAQPVLALSRIPTLVDGGLEGRHVDFRPYILYGDDIYVMPGGLTRVALRRGSLVVNSSQGGGTKDTWVISGDVAC, from the coding sequence ATGCTAACCGAATACAAAACCGAATCCTTCTATGACGAGATGTTTCTGGAGTCGGGCCAGATACGGCCCTCCTACCGTCTTTTTAAAGAAAAGATGGATTTCTTGAGCACCGAGGAGCTGCGTCGCCGCAAGAGCACGGCCGAGCGAAGCTACTTTAACCGCGGCATTACCTTTCAGGTGTATGGCGACCCGGCCGATCAGGAGCGCATCATCCCCTTCGACATCATTCCGCGAATCATTCGTTCCGACGAATGGAGCAGTATCGAGCGGGGATTGAAGCAGCGTATTATGGCGCTCAACCTTTTCATTACCGACATCTATAATGAGAAAAAGATTCTGAAAGACGGAGTCGTCCCCGAAGAGGCCGTCTATTCGAGCAGCGGTTATCTGCCGCAGTGCGAGGGCGTTGTGCCGCCCAGAGGCGTCTGGGTACATATCACCGGCGTCGACCTCGTGCGAGACGGCGAGGGCGTCTTTCGAGTGCTTGAGGATAACCTGCGCTGTCCGTCGGGCGTCTCTTATGTGCTTGAGAACCGCGAGATATTGCAGCGGACGTTACCCGAACTGAGTGATCGACTGAGCATCCGCCCGATTCTCGATTATCCGCAGCGACTGCGGAACATGCTGGCCTCGTTTTCGACGATGTCTGATGCCGGCATGGCCGTCATGACGCCCGGGCCTTTTAACTCCGCCTACTACGAGCATTCGTTTCTGGCCCGTAAGATGGGCATTTCGCTCGTCGAAGGCCCCGATTTAGTTGTGCGCGATGATCGTCTTTTCATGAAGACGACGAAGGGACTCAAGCCCATTGACGTGATCTACCGTCGTATCGATGACCGCTTCCTTGATCCCGAAGCGTTCCGTCCCGATTCCATACTTGGCGTAAAAGGCATCTTTGAGCTCTGGAAAAAGGGACGCATAACCCTGGCGAACGCACCTGGCGCCGGTGTGGCCGACGATAAGGCTATCTACGCCTTTGTGCCCGACATCATTCGCTACTATCTTAACGAAGAGCCGATACTGGCGAACGTTCCGACTTATCTGTGCTACAGGAATAAGGACCTTGCTTACGTACTCGACCATATCTCTGAGCTTGTCGTGAAGACGACGGACGGAGCGGGCGGATACGGCATGCTCATCGGACCGCAGGCCGGCGCTGATGAAATCGCAGATTTTAAAGAGAAAGTGAAAAACGATCCGAAGCATTATATCGCTCAGCCGGTACTCGCGCTTTCGCGCATTCCGACGCTTGTCGATGGCGGGCTTGAGGGAAGGCATGTGGACTTCCGTCCCTATATTCTCTATGGCGACGATATCTATGTGATGCCGGGCGGACTGACCCGGGTCGCGTTACGCCGGGGATCGCTTGTCGTGAATTCGTCGCAGGGCGGCGGAACGAAGGACACATGGGTGATTTCCGGAGACGTGGCATGCTGA
- a CDS encoding M24 family metallopeptidase, whose protein sequence is MPSSDTLHGLIAAEQNAIRLFDLIEQRQILKPGQTEEQATQAIFDLARTEMGVQRYWHKRIVRSGPNSVLPYDHNPPDRVIQEDDIAWIDLGPVFAERTAEGEIEFEADVGRTYVFGGDERKHRLKSDTEQAWHRCAEAFRANPLITGAELFALACELARQSGWQFGNRIAGHLVDAFPHVKWHGSDDVQYICAENPHPLRSMRNGKHRFWILEMHFVDEERQMGSFFEQLFVDGPASA, encoded by the coding sequence GTGCCGTCTTCTGATACTCTACATGGCCTGATCGCAGCGGAACAGAATGCGATCAGGCTGTTCGATTTGATAGAGCAAAGGCAGATTCTTAAACCGGGCCAGACCGAAGAGCAGGCGACGCAGGCCATCTTTGATCTGGCCCGAACAGAGATGGGCGTGCAGCGCTACTGGCATAAGCGCATCGTTCGCAGCGGGCCGAACTCCGTCCTGCCCTACGATCATAACCCTCCCGATCGAGTTATCCAGGAGGATGACATCGCATGGATAGATCTGGGCCCCGTTTTTGCCGAGCGCACCGCTGAGGGCGAAATCGAATTCGAGGCCGATGTGGGTCGCACCTACGTCTTCGGCGGCGATGAGCGAAAGCACCGGCTAAAGAGCGACACCGAGCAGGCCTGGCATCGCTGCGCCGAGGCCTTTCGAGCAAATCCGCTGATAACCGGAGCAGAGCTTTTTGCCTTAGCCTGCGAACTCGCCCGACAGTCGGGCTGGCAGTTCGGGAATCGCATCGCCGGGCATCTCGTTGACGCCTTTCCGCATGTGAAGTGGCACGGGTCGGACGATGTGCAGTACATCTGTGCTGAGAACCCGCATCCGCTTCGATCGATGCGTAACGGTAAACATCGGTTCTGGATTCTCGAGATGCACTTTGTGGACGAAGAGCGCCAGATGGGGTCCTTTTTCGAGCAGCTCTTCGTCGATGGGCCGGCATCTGCCTGA
- a CDS encoding Hsp20/alpha crystallin family protein, translating into MKDLIPEWAKDRSELMRRDMEQYFNNMQREMDRLFSPLMGRMQSGLGEAETFMRKFMPAVNVSEDEKQIIVKAELPGLEAKDVEVSVADDRLTIEGEKKFEKKSDKEDVHLMESAYGAFKRVIALPDSVDFSKVEATFKNGILTVQLPKKADATKPSKKVDVKQA; encoded by the coding sequence ATGAAGGATTTGATTCCCGAATGGGCGAAGGACCGCTCTGAGTTGATGCGACGCGATATGGAGCAGTACTTTAACAACATGCAGCGTGAGATGGACCGACTCTTTTCTCCGCTGATGGGGCGCATGCAGAGCGGCCTTGGCGAGGCCGAGACCTTTATGCGTAAGTTCATGCCTGCCGTAAACGTCTCAGAGGATGAAAAACAGATTATCGTGAAGGCCGAGCTTCCGGGCCTTGAGGCAAAAGACGTGGAGGTTTCCGTTGCCGACGATCGCCTGACCATCGAGGGCGAGAAGAAGTTCGAGAAGAAGAGCGATAAAGAGGACGTCCATCTTATGGAAAGCGCCTATGGCGCCTTCAAGCGTGTGATTGCTCTGCCCGACTCCGTGGATTTTTCGAAGGTCGAGGCGACGTTCAAAAACGGTATACTCACCGTTCAGCTTCCGAAGAAGGCCGACGCTACGAAGCCTTCGAAGAAGGTCGATGTGAAGCAGGCCTGA
- a CDS encoding Ig-like domain-containing protein produces the protein MPSLPSAPDGSIFGLFSEAGLTEDGETTAPPTTPPTDPPTAFPAPAILSFTPPSGALATTDAIRIRFNRTMDTGSCSTTGSIGTATATWSTTVYPNDTVTFTGAWVTGMERYFEVSGCATPDALAVGSQYRIWSVFNSGTLRYVRQGASALNDGLTASTPIPDLQTAIDALSGCAGACAILIHEGTYTASSPIQMKEKVSLFGSYESGFSARRTKDYDSIIERSGCVDPCITLFADNTVSSATIVEGLRVQGGAGSATSIAFDVSGCPTIQMNHIRGGGGFTQSIGLRLNGTCATSVELNIIRGGDSPDTATALLAGDTPMTVNGNYIYGGTDPAAIGTGIALSGTTTNKLIVNNMVYGGPVLKSVGMNLVGTGTLLKIYHNTIIAGNASTTTSIGVQVDSQLEVFSNHIEASGTNSFCVYEADYLPASSLKLERNNLWNCTVVLFDYDTASDLTSIAALTAAGYTLNYRLAPAFLNPAGNDFRFTDSSPCLLTQGGHPGPLYAEDGWGSSRPGADGFTSVGAYEHDGACVP, from the coding sequence TTGCCATCATTGCCCTCCGCACCAGATGGCTCGATATTCGGACTTTTCTCTGAAGCTGGTCTTACGGAGGATGGAGAAACGACGGCTCCGCCAACAACGCCACCGACGGATCCGCCGACGGCTTTTCCTGCACCCGCTATCCTGTCGTTCACTCCTCCATCCGGAGCTCTTGCAACGACCGATGCCATCCGTATCAGATTCAATCGCACTATGGACACAGGCAGCTGTTCGACGACGGGATCGATCGGTACGGCAACGGCGACCTGGAGCACAACCGTGTATCCGAACGATACGGTGACGTTCACCGGCGCCTGGGTGACAGGCATGGAGCGCTACTTCGAAGTAAGCGGATGCGCAACTCCCGATGCACTTGCCGTTGGCTCACAGTATCGCATATGGAGCGTTTTTAATTCGGGGACGCTGCGCTACGTACGTCAGGGCGCCTCGGCGCTGAACGACGGCCTGACGGCCTCTACGCCGATCCCCGATCTGCAGACGGCTATCGACGCCCTAAGCGGATGTGCCGGCGCCTGTGCCATCCTGATTCATGAGGGTACCTACACGGCATCGTCGCCGATTCAGATGAAAGAAAAGGTTTCCCTGTTCGGTAGTTACGAATCGGGGTTTTCCGCACGCCGCACGAAGGACTACGACTCAATCATCGAGCGTTCGGGATGCGTCGATCCATGTATAACGCTTTTTGCCGATAATACGGTAAGCAGCGCTACGATCGTCGAGGGGCTTCGTGTTCAGGGCGGCGCCGGTTCGGCGACAAGCATCGCCTTTGACGTTAGCGGATGCCCGACGATTCAAATGAATCATATTAGAGGGGGCGGCGGTTTCACACAGAGCATCGGCCTGCGTTTGAACGGCACCTGTGCGACGTCCGTGGAACTGAATATCATCAGAGGCGGAGATTCACCGGATACGGCGACGGCTTTGCTCGCGGGCGATACTCCCATGACGGTGAACGGCAATTACATCTATGGCGGTACCGATCCGGCTGCAATCGGAACGGGCATCGCCCTTTCGGGGACGACGACGAATAAGCTCATCGTTAACAATATGGTGTACGGCGGCCCTGTTCTTAAGTCTGTTGGTATGAATCTTGTCGGCACAGGCACGCTGCTCAAGATCTATCACAATACGATCATCGCAGGCAATGCAAGCACGACGACTTCGATCGGAGTTCAGGTCGATTCGCAGCTGGAGGTTTTTTCGAACCATATTGAGGCCAGCGGCACGAACAGCTTCTGTGTTTATGAGGCGGACTATCTTCCCGCTTCCTCATTGAAACTTGAACGAAACAATCTCTGGAATTGCACGGTAGTGCTCTTTGATTATGATACGGCCTCTGATCTGACTTCTATCGCAGCGTTAACGGCGGCGGGCTATACGTTGAACTACCGACTTGCTCCGGCATTCTTGAATCCGGCTGGCAACGACTTTCGATTTACGGATTCTTCTCCCTGTTTGCTCACACAGGGCGGACACCCCGGTCCCCTTTATGCTGAGGATGGCTGGGGCTCGTCACGCCCCGGCGCCGATGGCTTTACAAGCGTAGGAGCGTACGAGCATGACGGAGCTTGCGTGCCTTAA
- the corA gene encoding magnesium/cobalt transporter CorA, whose product MAHTVVYRSESGVVFDDRLSILQFVEPEKVLWVDIIHPDEGDRSLLTSYCGAVFQPQSQTEEIESSSRFVDMEEQVIMNSHFLYQSDEEYHAFGVNFIIRNNILITTRFTELRSFSEVQHRIRLNPRPYHTGFHIAVALFELRVDFDADLLESIVKRTSKAARTITADRNLQDESLLNIVRLQEMTMRITESVIDKERVVLSMLRSEWFPPDCNARLQILLKDIESLRQHAEFNFNRLEYLQDSLLGLINLDQNRIIKIFSVLAIIFMPPTLIASAYGMNFRFMPELEWIFGYPFALFLMIGSSVLTYLVFRLRRWL is encoded by the coding sequence ATGGCCCATACCGTCGTCTACAGGTCGGAGTCCGGCGTCGTCTTTGACGACAGGCTTTCTATTCTGCAGTTTGTCGAGCCCGAGAAGGTGCTCTGGGTCGATATCATTCATCCGGACGAAGGCGACCGTTCGCTTCTTACGTCGTATTGCGGTGCGGTTTTTCAGCCGCAGAGCCAGACCGAAGAGATCGAGTCGAGCTCGCGCTTCGTCGACATGGAAGAGCAGGTCATTATGAACTCGCACTTCCTCTATCAGTCCGACGAAGAGTACCACGCCTTCGGCGTGAACTTCATCATACGAAACAACATCCTGATCACGACTCGCTTCACCGAGCTGCGGTCCTTTTCAGAGGTGCAGCATCGCATCCGGTTGAATCCGCGTCCGTATCATACGGGATTCCATATCGCGGTGGCCCTGTTCGAGCTTCGCGTGGATTTCGACGCCGACCTGCTCGAAAGCATCGTGAAGCGAACGTCGAAGGCGGCGCGAACGATAACGGCCGATCGCAATCTGCAAGATGAGTCGCTGCTCAATATCGTCCGCCTTCAGGAGATGACGATGCGCATCACCGAAAGCGTGATCGATAAAGAGCGCGTCGTGCTCTCCATGCTGCGCTCGGAGTGGTTCCCGCCCGATTGTAATGCCCGTCTGCAGATTCTTCTAAAAGATATCGAATCGCTGCGGCAGCATGCGGAGTTTAACTTCAATCGCCTGGAGTATCTACAGGATTCGCTGCTCGGTCTGATCAATCTCGATCAGAACCGCATCATCAAGATCTTCTCGGTTCTTGCCATCATCTTTATGCCTCCGACGTTGATCGCAAGCGCCTATGGCATGAACTTTCGTTTTATGCCCGAGCTGGAGTGGATCTTTGGTTATCCGTTTGCTCTGTTTCTGATGATCGGCTCTTCGGTGTTGACCTATCTGGTCTTCCGGCTTCGCCGCTGGCTTTGA
- a CDS encoding SAM-dependent methyltransferase, whose translation MNFEGILNKDMIPDWMLRRGVHLLNKQRIREEREPNPQRQRARLMKMVEELRVSPIAIKTGEANEQHYEVPTEFFELVLGPHRKYSCCYYEKGDSLEQAERRMLDLTIERARIGEKMKVLDLGCGWGSFTLYLAQKMPSVQITAVSNSRTQRRYIEGRCRQLKLKNVKVITADMNDFTIREKFDRVVSVEMFEHMRNYDLLLKKVAGFLKPGGLLFVHIFVHREFCYPFEVRDETDWMSKYFFAGGIMPSQDLLLFFQKDLRIESQWHVDGTHYQQTSEHWLENMDRHRERITELFAETYGADQALTWIVRWRLFFIAVAEFFGTDRGREWFVSHYLFRKP comes from the coding sequence ATGAACTTTGAAGGCATACTGAATAAAGATATGATTCCGGATTGGATGCTTCGCCGGGGCGTGCATCTTTTGAACAAACAGCGGATTCGCGAAGAACGCGAACCGAATCCGCAGCGCCAGCGGGCCCGGCTGATGAAGATGGTAGAAGAGCTGCGAGTCAGCCCGATCGCCATCAAAACAGGCGAGGCAAACGAACAGCACTATGAGGTGCCGACGGAGTTCTTCGAGCTTGTGCTCGGTCCGCATCGCAAGTACAGCTGCTGCTATTACGAAAAAGGCGATTCTCTTGAACAGGCCGAGCGGCGTATGCTTGATCTGACAATCGAGCGGGCCCGTATCGGCGAAAAGATGAAGGTGCTGGATCTCGGCTGCGGATGGGGATCGTTTACGCTCTATCTGGCGCAGAAGATGCCCTCCGTTCAGATTACGGCCGTGTCTAACTCCCGTACTCAGCGACGTTATATCGAGGGGCGCTGCAGGCAGCTGAAACTGAAGAACGTGAAGGTGATCACCGCCGACATGAACGACTTCACGATTCGCGAGAAGTTCGATCGCGTCGTCTCTGTCGAGATGTTCGAGCACATGCGCAACTACGATCTTCTCTTGAAAAAGGTGGCCGGATTCCTGAAGCCGGGCGGCCTTCTCTTCGTGCATATCTTCGTCCATCGTGAGTTCTGTTATCCGTTCGAGGTGCGCGACGAAACGGACTGGATGTCGAAGTATTTCTTCGCCGGCGGAATCATGCCTTCGCAGGATCTGCTTCTTTTCTTTCAGAAAGATCTGCGTATCGAGAGCCAGTGGCATGTGGACGGCACGCACTATCAGCAAACATCGGAACACTGGCTCGAAAACATGGATCGTCATCGAGAGCGCATCACCGAGCTTTTTGCCGAAACCTACGGCGCCGATCAGGCCCTGACGTGGATCGTGCGCTGGCGTCTGTTCTTTATCGCCGTCGCCGAGTTCTTCGGAACCGACCGCGGTCGCGAATGGTTCGTCAGCCATTATCTTTTTCGTAAGCCGTGA
- a CDS encoding DUF1295 domain-containing protein, with amino-acid sequence MLDTSVLVHLILVAGLLVFLLMSALWLLHFPLKNAAIVDVGWTAGFPLVALSTYYLGNTDLRSALITLMSLLWAGRLGSYLFFTRIFRAPEEGRYTALREKWRTNIGAKFFAFYQFQALTVVLLSIPYFLVGVHPQPVEWWDEIHIVEWMGIVLFLVGWVGETTADLQLHLFKKDPANHGKVCDKGLWYYSRHPNYFFEIVVWLGVGLFAATAPFGWLAFAPALILSYFIFRVTGIPATEEQALRSKGEAYAEYQRTTSVFVPWFKKKPLNA; translated from the coding sequence ATGCTCGATACCTCTGTGCTTGTCCATCTGATCCTCGTCGCCGGATTGCTTGTTTTTCTGCTCATGTCTGCTCTCTGGCTTCTGCATTTTCCGCTGAAGAATGCGGCCATCGTCGACGTGGGCTGGACGGCCGGCTTTCCTCTTGTCGCCCTCTCGACCTATTATCTGGGCAATACCGATCTGCGTTCGGCGCTGATCACGTTGATGTCGCTTCTCTGGGCCGGGCGTCTTGGCAGCTATCTTTTCTTCACGCGCATCTTTCGCGCTCCGGAGGAGGGGCGTTATACGGCCCTTCGCGAGAAGTGGAGGACGAATATCGGAGCGAAGTTCTTCGCCTTCTATCAGTTTCAGGCGCTTACCGTCGTCCTGCTTTCCATCCCGTATTTCCTCGTAGGTGTGCATCCGCAGCCTGTAGAGTGGTGGGATGAGATTCACATCGTAGAATGGATGGGCATTGTCCTCTTCCTGGTCGGATGGGTGGGCGAGACGACGGCCGATTTGCAGTTGCATCTCTTCAAGAAAGATCCGGCCAATCACGGAAAGGTATGCGATAAAGGCCTCTGGTATTATTCAAGGCATCCGAACTATTTCTTTGAGATCGTCGTCTGGCTTGGCGTCGGCCTTTTTGCGGCGACGGCTCCGTTCGGATGGCTTGCCTTCGCGCCGGCCCTGATCCTGTCGTATTTTATCTTTCGGGTAACGGGCATTCCGGCCACCGAAGAACAGGCGCTGCGTTCAAAGGGCGAGGCATACGCAGAGTACCAGCGCACGACGTCGGTCTTTGTTCCATGGTTTAAGAAGAAACCGTTAAATGCATAA